The DNA region ttttgtattaaaaaaaagagttgtgtttttttctttcttccatgTAGCTTTACCCATTTGTTTCATTGTTATATAGTTGTGTTTATTTCACCTAGTGagacaagactttgttgttattgttgttctaGTATGTGCGGATGTTATGTTTTTTGTTTATAATACATACAATTGAACAATTTTGCACTACTTGTTGTTGCAGTATTCTAATATCATGAAATCAGACAAGTCAAATACTTTTGTTGAAGCGAAAGTCTTGCCATTTGATTTGTTGCTTTCTGAGAAGAGAGAAATTTTGCATTCATATAATGTTTCAAGGGATAAGACCAAGGAAATCTCCGATTATTTAATTAATGGTAACAATGAGGAGCAAGTATGGTCCAATAAGAGGCAGAAACTTGATAAGGAATCAGCATGTGCATCGAAGGATGACTTTTTCACTTCCATTAATGAGCTGAGAGCTTGTTCCAATTTGTTGAATATATCAAAAGAGAACAAAagaagttttgatttgagttctgATGATATATCGTGTCTGGCCAATTTTAGAAGGCTACAACATGAGAATGTGATTTGTACTGCTGTTGTGCGCTCTAAATCATCTACAAAGAGTTTTGACTCAAAATCAAATGCAAGGAAAGTTTTGCTAGAGTTCTCATTAGATAGCTTTTTCACGTATCAGGTATTTTATTTACTCTTTTGAATGTGTTTATATAGCCCctctttttatttattgatatgaTAATATAAGACCGGATATACTGTTTGCAATGCTATtaataaatatgtattttttgacatgttctatagtttattttttattgtatatgaTATTCCTACAATTTACATTAAATATTATTTGGTGCtaaatatatttattagaatatatatttatataacttttttatttcttaaCACTTATTTTCCTTTTAATATAACAAAACAAAATCAAAGTGCAAAAGAGACCGCTTACATTAAATATGCAATGTATTGTATTAGTTTATTATCATGTATAAGATTATGCTGTGAATGCCACAAGGAAAGAAGGCATTAACTAATTCTGTATAGCACTTCCCTTTGCTATGTGAACCGGTGTATTGATTCCCTTTTTATACTGCATTTCAGTCATTGAAGATTGGTGATTGTTACATCATAGAGCATTGTACAAAAGACTGCTTTTGCAATATGAAAGATGCTGGCTTTGGTAGCCGTGCTAAATTTCGTGTTGGTTCTGGGAAACTAATCTTCAGCATTTCATTCATATCTGGAAAAGATTCTGTTTCTCCTAGCGCTGATGTGATTTTGACTAAAGAGCAAATTGAAGGATTTTTGCTAAGATCCAATGTTGATTCACCAGATGTCTCTTCAGATGTTTGTCTGTATCTCCCTGTCAACCTCACAGATCTCCTGGATGTTAACATTATCGAATCAGAGTACAGTGAAATGCATAAATATGCAGTATCAGAAGAGAGTGCTAATGTTTCTGTGGGCCCTGGGATTGTAGCAGGAAGGACTAATCTTTGTTGTGGTTCTCAAAATTCAAACTTCGTGTTTCCCGAGGGAAATTTGATTTCTCTTGAGGGTGATGTGGTTGACATTCATGATATTGGCTCTAGTTTAAGCAATGCATGTTCAAGTGCTGCAAGCCTTGACTCTCTTCAGTTGAAAGGCCTTATTCAAAATAGAAAAAGTCTCTGCATTCATGTATTAGTGCATAAACATATGGTAAGTGTAATTCCATCTTAcccaatttatatatttatatatgctgTGCTTGTTTTTACAACTTAGTCATGCTATTTCATTTCTTATTAGGTGAAGATATTTGGTTCTATAAGCAAGCATGCTTATCCAATTGGTTTTGGACCTGGTGTAACTGCAACATTTCATCGAATCCTTGATGCGAGGTATGAAATTGAGGTCATAGCCTGAAATAACTGGGCTCCAATAAAATGTGGCAGTTGCAAactattttaaaaatgaaatctcAGTGACAAGGACACCGTATACTTCCATGCCAATCTGCCACATCTGTGCTACTTCGAACACCATTTTCTCATGTGTGTAATCTTGGTAACAAATTTGATTTCTGATTGTTGGTTCTGCAGGTCCGAGAATAAATTCATGTTACTGCCTGTATCATTTATTGTGATAAAGTCAATTAAAGTACATGATAAACAGTGCACTGACTGGTCCTTCAATTTAAGCCTTCTTAAAGATGCATACAATCCATCTCCAGATTCTGTCTCTTGTTTGATCTCTCAGTTGCATCAGTGCCCCAGTAACAAGCAAATAATGCTTCGGTGCAGGGTAAATTCCTTTGCATTTATCTATTAATATctgtgcactcaaagatgagatTATATTCATTGCTGCTTCTTGTAACAGGTTGTCGCAGTCTTTATTTTAGTTCTGGAGAGGAACACTACTGCTTTTGACATTCCACTTGCTGGTTTTCTGTTGGGTAAGTTAAGATCAAAATCAGTTAATGTTTCCTTTGGAAAAGTCAGCTAAGAGCAAATGAATCATTTTCGATCTGGCAGTTTATTTTACCAAGCGTGCTGGTGAAACTTGGTGCATTTTTGAAACTATTCCTGATTCTTTCTCTTTTGCTTAGTTGAGTATCTGTTTTCTgccatctaattttatttttggctGTGCTATTTGTACGAATCAACGTTTTCTAACAGCTTTGATTGAGAACAATAAAGGTGTGTTGGTCTCACACATTCTCTTTCTCATATTTTGCTTTTATTACCTCTTTTTCagaagttataatttttttaatctaaagatACAAACTATCTGTAAGAGTTATCAACTAAAAGTTGTTTGATATAGACAACTTTCAATTGTACAAACGAAATGTTCACTTTAGTTGATACTGTCCTAGTTTTCACACTTATGAGGTTTTTTTTCCTTGGTAATAATGCTTATGCCCATATTTATTCACTTAGCATAAAATTGTGTGATTATCTCTCAGATAAACATGGGGTTTGCCGCTGATTGTTCATTTCATGAATTTCTTCTAGGAGCCAATAATTTTTTCTTATAACTTGATTTCTGCACTGACAATGCTTTTTCAATCAGGGACTTGGacaatatttttaatatcttgcTAAGAATCAAATGAGTGATCTTTTTCAGGGCTGGCGATTTATGCCTAATTCAATTACTTGGTTGAAAATAATGTTTGATAGAAAAAGAAgttcaaaaaagaagagaattaTAAAGACTCTTGGTTAGGATGTCCTCTTTCAGAAAACAAGTAGAAAAGAAATTTCCAAACTAGTAAAACAAGATTGGAGTAACAAATGCACAATAAGATGAGTCAAGAACCTGATTATAGACAATCGACTGATACACTGAAAAATTCAAGCATGTATTGCCCCATAGAATTGCGAAACCTCTAGGACAGCTTGTTAGCATCTGAGTCAAGATTCCCTTTTATATATGATATTTTCTGGGTCTACATTTTTTGCCAGCTGATCTGTGAAGAATTTTGTTTAATGTTTTTTACCCGGCATTTCATGTGTCATGCAGATGATGGATCATCGTCATGTTGTTGCTGGGCCAATGCTGAAAGGGCAGCAGCCTTGTTGAGACTACATGAAGAACCCACCACATCTCGTAATCTAGGGAGAATTTTGAGGAATTATCAGAAAATTACTGTGAAAAACCAAGGGTTATTTATTGAGTCACCTTTTCAAGATCTTGCTGTATCTGTTACTTCTGGCAACGCCATTTACCAATATGACGAAAACAACCTCAAATTCATGATCTTCAATGCGTGTGCTGGTAGAGTATGGGTGAGTTTTCATATATCATACAGATCTGGAGCAGCTGCAGTGATATTAGTTTATCATAAATTTTATCGAGTATAGATAACTTGAATTGGAACTTGACACTGATACATTTGTATAACACTAACATTCTGATTAAGCCAAATTCATTCTTCACGgggaaaactaaaagaaaatccACCATATTTTAATAAGGAAATATTGATTACACTTGCTATTGCAATTTGTTATAGCATCCTTTTCATTGCTACTGCTATCCCTTGTTAGTGGTCCATTATAGGCAATGTTTGGTTTGAGAGACGAGACTGAAATATAGGGATCAAAACACAAACTGTCTTTGTATCTTATTTGGGATGAGAAACTGATATACTGACACTGATACATTGCATCCCCCTTTTTCTTTGTGTCTGTCTGTCATTACAGTATTGGATTATGCAATTCAATACTTTCCATCTTGCTTCctcttgttttgaacttttgatttGCTTTTGTTCCTCTTAAATATTTGGCTGAATATGGATTTTGACCTGATGTTGTCAGAATGTAGTTGCTAGTCTGATGGATGCAGAGGAAGTTAGACAGTTGGACAATGAATACCTCACAGAAACAACGAATCTGCGAAGCTTACGGAATATATGGGCCAACCAAGTTTCTTGCCCCCGCATGCTGGCCGAGGCAAAGAACATGCTTCAGGAACTTCGGAGAAGTTCGTGCTTATAATTAAGGTGAATACAAGATTTTGCATGCATTCATGTGAATATTACCCTTACAAATTTCACACAAATTGGAAACCAGTAGGTTGTAGGTGGTTGTTCCTAACAAATCTATGTAGCTATAATATATAGTTATAGAAAATGCAGAGTTTCAAGACTTTGATAACTACCGCACTGTTGAGACACAGGCAGTAATTGTCATGTGGTTAGTTCTATTAATGTATGATGTACGCCATCAATTACCCTGTcaattattgagttatttttaTATTGAGCCGGCTCAATTATTGCTTTGTTTATTTCTCTAAAAACACCcttagttttatttattatttctctTGCTGATATCTagtcttattttatatatgtaaagaaaacaaagagataaCTACATATAATAAACTGAATTTAGCTCCTCTAAAAGGAAAGGAGCTAAGTCAGTTTAAGTTTGGCATAGCTCAAGCTTAATTTGCTTGATAATTGAGTCTATTTTTAAGACTTAAATTTGGCTCACCAAATAATTAATAAACTGATTGAAATTGATTTAAAATGTgttcaataataatttcatactCAAAATGAACCTAATTGAGATAGAATATAATTGTAATGAGAAAATTTTAACTTTCTTTATCAATATAATTGAATTTCCTGTCTATCTCaactttatataatatattagtgGATATTTTTTCCACATAAAATAGCATGCATTACTAAAAGTATCTTTTGCACATGAAAAATTGGTATCAGTTAGATACCTTTCAAATCCAGCAGTAAATTCACTAAATTGTATCAAGAATTCAAGACAAGGTTTAATGGCGAAGAAAATGGACGAGAGTTAATGCGATCAACaacttaattattataaatactcttttattatttaataggaTTATTAATGGAAAAGTGTTTTAATAATACTTATTTTTCTACGCGAACAATTATTTGGGACAgtaaagtttttaaaataaataaatatttgagaTCAGAGGGCAGAAGAAATATGTCTTGGTGTTTCTTACCGCCCCACTTCAACCGGTGGATCTCAAACTGAAACACCGGATTCGATAAAAAAAACTACTAAACTATAGTTCAACTATTTTTCTCAGTTTCTCCACCGATATTTTAGAAGTTTCATTCATACTTGAATCGGCTGCTAACTCTTCAGAAAAGTCACCAAGGTTATGAAACTGAACTATAAACTATTTTGCATTATTGCTGCAACGCGTTTGCTTTGATGGCACCATCAAATGAAGAATGGTAAAAAAGAAAGATACTTGTTCTTTCTTTGAACTTTCTCTCTgtcttaaaaaatataatctttctttttctttgaatgcTTATCCTTGGTCAAGTCTTCataatctattcttaatatataaaagtagatacataagCATGCACCACATTACTTTTGAGACATTTCTTTTCTCCTACTAATGCCATGTCAGCAATATTGCTTACTTGGCACAATTTTAGAATCAACCATTCAATTCttgccaaatcaactattatttccaaatcagcaaaaaaataaaatatataaaaaaaaactaaaaaatagaatccaataaatTTGTAACCTCTAAATATATTGAATTgatattcctatatttattatatcttaccgttatagacaatacaataaatttataaccgcaacaattaatttataaattaaaagtttaaaaaatgaaaattatattttattactataattatatttattataatcattttaatttttgccaatgagttatacctcaaatggcatagtctcccataTTGGTCGCGAGTTCGAGTCTctgtatctttggtaaaaaaagtaatcattttaatttttagaaataaCACTAGGTACAAAGAACTATTATTGtagttttttcttattattaaaaacaaattctattttattttaccaatataaattttgaaaagaatatttgaaaactaaaaaaaaaacaaatttattaaaagagTATCAAAACGAAACcaaaaaatatatgatattagACATACATTTTCATAttagatacaaataaaaaactaaaaaatagaatccaataaatttgtaacctccaaatacattgaattcgtattcctatatttattatatcttacccttataaacaatacaataaatttataaccgcaacaattaatttattaatttttataaataactcacTAAAGGTAATAAACGTCCATATTACAAGCATGCACCACATTACTTTTGAGACATTTCTTTTCTCCTACTAATGCCATGTCAGCAATATTGCTTACTTGGCACAATTTTAgaattaatcactcaattcttgccaaatcaactattatttccaaatcagcaaaaaaataaaatatataaaaaaaactaaaaaatagaatccaataaatTTGTAACCTCTAAATATATTGAATTgatattcctatatttattatatcttaccgttatagacaatacaataaatttataaccgcaacaattaatttataaattaaaagtttaaaaaatgaaaattatattttattactataattatatttattataatcattttaatttttgccaatgagttatacctcaaatggcatagtctcccataTTGGTCGCGAGTTCGAGTCTctgtatctttggtaaaaaaagcaatcattttaatttttagaagtaaCACTAGGTACAAAGAACTATTATTGtagttttttcttattattaaaaacaaattctattttattttaccaatataaattttgaaaagaatatttgaaaactaaaaaaaaaaacaaatttattaaaagagTATCAAAACGAAACCAACAAATATATGATATTAGACATACATTTTCATAttagatacaaataaaaaactaaaaaatagaatccaataaatttgtaacctccaaatacattgaattcgtattcctatatttattatatcttacccttataaacaatacaataaatttataaccgcaacaattaatttattaatttttataaataactcacTAAAGGTAATAAACgtccatattacaaatgtcataataatattattaatcataataaattttacgttataagtatttaaatttcataccatttaaactacatatataagtctcttatcactattccttcacataacatcaaatttagcacaaaaaatttatttccgAACTGTAATGAGAATCTGATGATCAGGTATGACAAAAAAATCACAACAtgcatcatacattcatacttacTTAAATACCATATACCtaataataacataaattgaatattGGAATAGGAAAAGATCTTCACAATTTTAGCAACTATAAACGAAATTGATGACAAATTAGGATGGAACTATATTAAATGTAAAAAGGGTTAGAAGaaagcatataaaaaaaagaaacaactacatttgtggcacatgtaatcaaacactacaatatccaacaataaggtaactctatatacttttcataatctcatctatcaaattattagttgCTAGCCCAATACTTATTTTAGGTTCAGAATTCAATTAAAAGTTTTAGATCAAAGTGTTACAACaacttttgtactatttgatggcaACGCAAAAAATTTATTGGGCACAACTACTTCAAATCTAATGACATTTCAGAAAAATAATGACATTAAAGCACCATCCCATCAATAgattaaagagaaagaaaaccatATAAATTCAAGACACATCTTATAAAGAAGAACATACATACAAAGATGGAACCAAATAACACAATAGAAAGTGCATCAAACTtaacaattcataaagaacatgtcTTCACAAGAACCTACGACAAAAAGAAGAAAGCACCAACTCTAACAACCAACTCTAACAACCAACAAACAAAAAAAGGAGGACGAGCGCCACATAAGATGACTAAGTCCATTaactaaaacaaatgcaaaaatcaaaccaccaaataaaaatgtcactttgtacaactccaacatccaaatcttttgtactacaaattatttaaaataaaacaccttttaaatttagcttcaatttacacatatttaatttatttctacaaaatatgacaatttttaatattattatatactatcattaatttaccgtCCCGCGCGACGCGCGGGTCTCATTCTAGTTCATAAATAAAATCACATCATTTTTCCTCATCTTGGGCCTCACTATAATGCTCCCAAGCATTGTTGGAGTATTTGATACCCACACAGTGCCCACACAAGACAAGCAATTATCCCATTAAGTTGGATggattaaatacataaataaaccaACCAACTTGGGTTGGCTAAGTAGTCAATTCACTCGTCCGTTTAAACAAGTGTCAAGAATTCAAATCTCACTTTGTATTTGCAGCAACCCATTGACCAGCGGCAGACTCTTAAATAAAGCTAAGATCTGTGATGGATTAATCCTCGACCGGTTGGGTTTATGTCAAAGCAGTTTCAATTATTTAGAAGTTCTCTAGCAATAGAATTGTGCTCTATCTGATCCGTTCCACTAATATGCTTTTTCTAAAGGTGCTTATTCTCTCATACATAATAAAATTTGCATGAAATACAGAAGGAGAGTCAGAATAAACGATCAGTTGTATTGGttccattatttttattaaataaaatgtaaTTTCATTATCGAATATACCAACACTCTGTATTCTACGTATATATTCATTCTGTATGTGAATAAAGCATGTGTTAAAGCATCGTAAATGCTTCTTTTCTCAGTATGGACATGGACACGGATACAAAATACGATACAATATGAAcatactaattttaaatttttgttaggcGTCATATATAATATGTTGATATTACATGAAAACAAAGAACTTTTAATACTTTAATTGTCTCTTTTAATTACATAAAGCACTTTAGATAATTTTTGTGTTAATAATCAGGAAAACATAATTACATATTAGTACTAAActcattttaagaatatatatcaaGCGAGTGTCAACTATTGGTGATGTCCATAATGTATTGACATgtaaacacaacaactcaacgaGATATTTGTGCTTCATTGCTTCCCATCAATTATTGTATTATTAAATCTTGTAATAGTAAACAGGTTAGAGTAAACCATTTTGTTCACAATTCACCATTACAGGCAGCAAAACTTTTCCTCTAATCTTATTTGACTTTTGAGCATACTTGAGACACCATGGTTTTGGAACTCGTTGGTGGAGCTTTTCTAGGAGCTGTGTTTAATGTACTGCTTGAAAGAATAGCTTCCCCTGAAGTACTCAGCTTCTTGAAGGGGAAGAAAATGAACAACAGGTTGCTGAAGAAGTTGAAGCTGATTTTGCTGTCAATTCATGGAGTTCTTGATGATGCAGAGGGAAAGCAGATTACAAATCCAGCAGTGAAAGAATGGCTAGATGAGCTTAAAGATGTTGCATATGAAGCTGATGATTTGTTGGATGAGATATACACAAGATCTAAATATGGTGCTGGTGAGGTATGCAACTTTGACTTTAATTCTTGGAGCTCATTTGAGAATGAAGTTgaagaaaaaatggaggagatcATTGAGAAGTTAGAATTTATCGCGAAGCAGAAAGATTTCCTCGGTCTAACTGGGGATATAGGAGTCAAGATCCCACAGAAGACTCCCACAACATCTATAGTTGAAGGGTCTAATGTATATGGAAGAGATGATGATAAGGAGTTCATGATCAAGCTACTATTTGATGTTGAAAATGGTGATGACAAGATAGGAGTGATTCCTATTGTTGGCATGGCCGGAATTGGAAAAACAACCTTGGCTCAACTTGCTTACAATGATGTTAGAGTGAAGGAACACTTTGATCTCAGAGCTTGGGTCTGTGTTTCTGAGGATTTTGACATATTCAAGATTACTGAAACACTTTTGGAGATTCTCACCATGTGCAATCATGCTATTAGAGATCTAGATTCACTTCAAGTTGAACTGAAGAGGAGGTTGAAAGGGAAGAAGTATTTGTTTGTTTTGGATGATATGTGGAATGAAAACTATGATGATTGGGACATGTTGAGAAATCTTCTTCAATATGGTGCTCATGGGAGTAAGATCATTGTGACTACAAGAAGCGAGCGAGTAGCATCAATCATGCAAACCATTCCATCATATCACTTGGGATATTTATCAGATGAAGATTGTTGGATGTTGTTTGCAAAGCATGCATTTGATTATAGAAGCTCTGATACCTATAAAATCATGGAAGGAATTGGTAAAAGCATTGCTAAGAAGTGTAAAGGGTTGCCTCTGGCTGCGAAAACATTAGGAGGACTATTGCGCTCTAAAACAGATGTGAAAGAATGGGACAACATATTGAAGAATGAGATATGGGAGTTGTCAGATAGAAAGAGCAATATTCTTCCAGCTTTGAGATTGAGTTATTATTATCTTCCTTCACATTTAAAGCGATGTTTTGCTTACTGCTCAATCTTTCCTAAAGGGTACGAATTCGACAGAGAGGAGTTGATATTGTTATGGATGGCAGAGAATCTACTGAAAGAACCAAAAAGAAACAGAAGACTTGAAGAAGTTGGAGATGAGTACTTTCATGAATTGGTAGCAAGGTCATTTTTCCAACAATCAAGACATAATGGATCACTCTTTGTGATGCATGATCTTATCAATGACCTTGCTAAATATGTATCTGGAAAATTCTGCATCAGATTGGAAAACAACTTAGATGAAGATGCTGGGGAAAGGACTCGTCACTTGTCACAAATTATTGCAAATAGGTATCCATCTATAAACTTTGATGCTTTCCAAAAGGCAAGTGGTCTACACACTTTTTTGCAATTAAGCTTGGTGGATCCACCAATATGCCTTTTCAACAAGGTGCCAAAGGATCTGTTTATGAAGCTAAGGCGCTTGCGAGTGTTATCTTTGGTTGGTGCGCGTGGTAGTCTTAATGAATTGCTCCGTTTCATTGCCAAACTCAGACATCTGAGATACTTGGATGTGTCACAAACTCAAATAAAGAAGTTGCCTGGTTCCATCTGTACTTTATACAACTTACAAACACTCAAGGCTGCAAGATGTCCTCATCTCACAGAATTGCCAAGGAATATGCATTGTCTAGTCAATTTGAGATACCTTGACATCTCGGCTTCTCGGATAGAACGGATGCCATTGCACATGAGTAATCTAAAAAGCCTGCAAAAGTTGAGCAATTTCTTCGTGAGCAAGGAATCTGCTTCTTCGATTGGTGAATTAGGCGAACTATCACATCTAAGAGGTTCTTTGATGATTCAAAACATAAAGAATGTGGTTGATCCTAAAGATGCAATGAAAGCAAGTTTGAAGGACAAGAGGAATCTTGATAAGTTGACTTTTGATTGGGGAAGGTCTGCTGATACAGAAAATTCCCAGCATGAAAAGAATATACTCGAAAAGCTGCAGCCAAATACAAATTTGGAAGCCCTTGAAATTGTGCACTACACAGGTACTCAGTTTCCAACTTGGTTGGGAGATCCTTCATTCTTCCACCTAGTTTCTCTGTCACTTAATCATTGTAAATATTGCCACATATTGCCATCACTTGGACAGCTTCCATATCTTAAAGAACTACATATTTCAAAGTTTAAGGAGCTAGTTAGCATTGGACCTGAATTTTATGGAGTCAGTGGTTGCACAGGGAATCAACATTTTCCTTCTCTTGAAATTCTAACATTTTATGGCATGCCGGCGTGGGAGAAATGGATTCATGCAGGTGAAAGTGAAGGCTGCAAAGTTTTCCCTTGTCTCAGAGAGCTTCATTTGGAGGAATGTCCACAACTATCTGGTGATTTGCCTACTTTTCTTCCTTCTCTTACAAATCTTACCATGAGATACTGTAATCAGATTTCAACTTCACTCCCAAAAGCTCCGGCTATGCGATCATTACATGTTGATAActgttggaaagtagaaatcctaaaaaaactaATGGGGTGCCGGGAATCACTTGAATCATTAGAGATATACAATAGCTGCCACTCTCTGAAGTCTTTCCCACTAGATTTCTTCCCCTATCTTAAGTCCTTGGTAATCTGGGGATGTGAAAATCTAGAATCTCTAACTACTTCAGCGCCACAGACGGAGGGAACACTCGAGCTTCTAGCATCTCTAAACTCATTGTGCATATGGAGATGTCACAACTTT from Arachis hypogaea cultivar Tifrunner chromosome 10, arahy.Tifrunner.gnm2.J5K5, whole genome shotgun sequence includes:
- the LOC112716960 gene encoding putative disease resistance RPP13-like protein 1, with translation MVLELVGGAFLGAVFNVLLERIASPEVLSFLKGKKMNNRLLKKLKLILLSIHGVLDDAEGKQITNPAVKEWLDELKDVAYEADDLLDEIYTRSKYGAGEVCNFDFNSWSSFENEVEEKMEEIIEKLEFIAKQKDFLGLTGDIGVKIPQKTPTTSIVEGSNVYGRDDDKEFMIKLLFDVENGDDKIGVIPIVGMAGIGKTTLAQLAYNDVRVKEHFDLRAWVCVSEDFDIFKITETLLEILTMCNHAIRDLDSLQVELKRRLKGKKYLFVLDDMWNENYDDWDMLRNLLQYGAHGSKIIVTTRSERVASIMQTIPSYHLGYLSDEDCWMLFAKHAFDYRSSDTYKIMEGIGKSIAKKCKGLPLAAKTLGGLLRSKTDVKEWDNILKNEIWELSDRKSNILPALRLSYYYLPSHLKRCFAYCSIFPKGYEFDREELILLWMAENLLKEPKRNRRLEEVGDEYFHELVARSFFQQSRHNGSLFVMHDLINDLAKYVSGKFCIRLENNLDEDAGERTRHLSQIIANRYPSINFDAFQKASGLHTFLQLSLVDPPICLFNKVPKDLFMKLRRLRVLSLVGARGSLNELLRFIAKLRHLRYLDVSQTQIKKLPGSICTLYNLQTLKAARCPHLTELPRNMHCLVNLRYLDISASRIERMPLHMSNLKSLQKLSNFFVSKESASSIGELGELSHLRGSLMIQNIKNVVDPKDAMKASLKDKRNLDKLTFDWGRSADTENSQHEKNILEKLQPNTNLEALEIVHYTGTQFPTWLGDPSFFHLVSLSLNHCKYCHILPSLGQLPYLKELHISKFKELVSIGPEFYGVSGCTGNQHFPSLEILTFYGMPAWEKWIHAGESEGCKVFPCLRELHLEECPQLSGDLPTFLPSLTNLTMRYCNQISTSLPKAPAMRSLHVDNCWKVEILKKLMGCRESLESLEIYNSCHSLKSFPLDFFPYLKSLVIWGCENLESLTTSAPQTEGTLELLASLNSLCIWRCHNFVNFPHAGLPTPNLASLKVRYCSKLSSLPKQMHTLLPSLKELQVWSCPEIKSLPNGGLPTNLKSFKIRDCDNLFARRLDWNMSCLASLEHFSVEGKCEDVESFPEEGLLPSTLTQLEIQGLSNLKILDMKGLQNLTSLKKIQILDCCKLESQGEGGTLPLSAVDLDIWKCPLLKEQWQRENKPNISGNHGIWICDQYIEVDEQHDL